The Chryseolinea soli nucleotide sequence GTCGTACCGCTCGATGCGAGGCTGTCGAAGTTTTGTTGATACGGTGTGTTCAGGGTTGGCAACGCGATCTGTGCCATGACGTTGACTTGCAGTGCACACAAGACAACCAGAAGAAAGACAGTAAATTTTCCTTTCATAACGGAGATGGGTTTGTTTGACACGAAACTATCCGTTGTGTATGAAATGAGTATGACCTCAAAATTATTTATCGGCGATGGTGTTGTATCGCCGGCTAACGTCGATGTTTTTTCAGTTCAACCAACGGGATTTACGACGAATGTAATTTTCTTCACGCGGGCAAAGTGAAATAGAACGCGGCGCCTTCATTCACTTTTCCCTCGGCCCACACCCTGCCGCCGTGGCGGTTGATGATGCGCTGCACCAGGGCAAGGCCTACGCCGGTGCCGGGAAATTCTGCATATTTGTGCAGCCGCTGAAAGGCGCCAAAGAGTTTATCGGCGTAGCGGGTATCAAAACCCGCGCCGTTGTCTTTCACCACGAACGTGATCTCATTTCCACTTTTGTAGGACCCGATCTCGATGACCGGATGCTCCTTCTTGGAAGAATATTTGATGGCGTTGCCAATAAGGTTGATCCATACCTGCTTCAGCAACGATATGTCGGCCTCGATCGGATACATTTCAGAAACGGAGATGCTGGCTTTGGCCGTGAGCGCCGGGTCCATTTCTTCGATGATGTGCCGCACCAGTTTTTGATTGTTCACCTGGCTTTTCTCCAGGGGCTTTTTGCCCAGCTTCGAGAATTGCAGGAGGTCCTCGATGAGGGTGTTCATCTTCCGCGCATTTTGTTGCACGGTGTTCAGGATCTGTTTTCCGGATTCGTTGAGCTGATCGAAGTTATCTTCCCTCAGGATGTCGGAATACCCGAGGATGGAGCGCAACGGTGCGCGCAGGTCATGAGAAACAGAATAGGAAAATGCTTCCAGCTCTTTGTTGGCCGCTTCCAATTGCGCCGTGCGGTCCGCTACGCGCTGCTCGAGCTCGGCATAGACGTTCACGTTTTCGATGGTCACGGCCGTGATGTCGGCAAGCGACTGCAAGAGGCTCACTTCTTCCGCCGTGGGCCTGTGGGGAGTGGCCCAATAATTTCCGATGGCGCCAATGGGCGCTATCGTCCGGATGGGCACCATGGCCAAACTTTTTACGAACGTGGGCCGGTAGGCATCGTGGGGAATGCGGTCGTCTTTGTAGATATCTTCGATGACTGCCGCAGTCTTGTTGAGCATCGCCCAGCCGCTGATGCACCGGCTCATGGGAAAACGGCTCCCCTTCCACAACGGGCTGATCGCATCTTCGTCCGCATAGAAGCAAAGATCACCTTCGCGCAGAATAAACGTCGCGCCGTCCGCCCCCGTGAGTTGGCGTGCGGCGGTGCGCACGATTTTCATCACGGTTTCAAGGTTTCGTGCCAAAGACAATTCCTGTACAGTGATGACAAGAAGTTTTAGCGTGCTGCTGTCGGAGGTCTGGATCATAGCGGTGTCCTGGTGGAACAACGAACAAAAGATACGAAAACCTCCAATGAAAGTAAAATATCTGTAGGGCTATCGGTTGGCTTGGAAGTCCAGCGCTTCCGTTGCTGTAAATTTTCTTTTAAAACTGAAAGCATACGGTGTTTCGCCGTGGGCCTGCAAATGATCCAACCGTTCGACAGCCTCCTTCGGGGAAGGGACAACACCGCTGGGCACGTACCACAGGGTCGTATGCGGCCGCGTCATTTTTTCAAACCATTCTTCCCGCCGCCGGAAAATGGCGGCATGGTCCGACCGGTAAACATACGCCACCAAGTCATCAATGGTTTTCCAGACCGACAGGTTGATGATGATGAGTGCATCGTCATACACTTTGAACGATGTGGCATTGTTGCCTTCGTCTTTCAACCGCCACACAAAGCCCGGGCTGCTTTCGGCAAGGGCGTTGATACGGTCCAGGTTGGCCACAAAATCGGCCATGACCGGGGTGTCGATCGGGCCGAGCATTTTTGCTATATTGACTTGTGCCAGATGGTGCTCCATAAACATTCGGATTATTTTACAGGTAATACTAAACGATCGGCCATGACCAAACAAGAAGTAACAAAAAGGTTACCGCTTTCCCAGTCCAAAAGCGTATACGAGAACGAACAGTGCTCGGTGATCGCCGCCCTGAAATTATTTGCCACAAAATGGAAGCCCTGCATTATTTGTTTCCTCGCCGAACATCCCTTGCGCTACAACGCCCTGTATCGCGCCATTCCCAACATCAGCCGCAAAATGCTCTCGCTCCACCTGGACGAAATGGAACGGGATGGTCTTTTAACGCGGGTGTTGTTCGACAGCAAGCTACAGCGGGTAGAATACAGGTTGTCGCCGAAAGGATTATCCCTGCTTCCGTTGATGGAACAGCTCCAGGATTGGGGTCTGGAAAACGTGCCCGGCTCGCTTTCCATTCGCGAAATGCTGGACGCTACCCGGACAGGCGATCTTTGATGGGTGATTACTATTCTAAAAAGGGCTTAAGACAACAAGATCTCCGTCAGGCAAACTTCCCGTTCCTTTCCCTTGAGCTTGATCGGGCCGATGCTGCGCACGGTATAGTGTTGATCGAAATTCAATTCCCCCAACAGCGCCGAAGAAGAAACGATGCCCGCCCCGATCTCCTTAGCTTTGCTCAAGATCCTCGACGCGGTGTTGAGCACATCGCCCGAATAGGTGATCTCGCGTTTCAAA carries:
- a CDS encoding sensor histidine kinase, which codes for MIQTSDSSTLKLLVITVQELSLARNLETVMKIVRTAARQLTGADGATFILREGDLCFYADEDAISPLWKGSRFPMSRCISGWAMLNKTAAVIEDIYKDDRIPHDAYRPTFVKSLAMVPIRTIAPIGAIGNYWATPHRPTAEEVSLLQSLADITAVTIENVNVYAELEQRVADRTAQLEAANKELEAFSYSVSHDLRAPLRSILGYSDILREDNFDQLNESGKQILNTVQQNARKMNTLIEDLLQFSKLGKKPLEKSQVNNQKLVRHIIEEMDPALTAKASISVSEMYPIEADISLLKQVWINLIGNAIKYSSKKEHPVIEIGSYKSGNEITFVVKDNGAGFDTRYADKLFGAFQRLHKYAEFPGTGVGLALVQRIINRHGGRVWAEGKVNEGAAFYFTLPA
- a CDS encoding DUF3291 domain-containing protein — protein: MEHHLAQVNIAKMLGPIDTPVMADFVANLDRINALAESSPGFVWRLKDEGNNATSFKVYDDALIIINLSVWKTIDDLVAYVYRSDHAAIFRRREEWFEKMTRPHTTLWYVPSGVVPSPKEAVERLDHLQAHGETPYAFSFKRKFTATEALDFQANR
- a CDS encoding winged helix-turn-helix transcriptional regulator yields the protein MTKQEVTKRLPLSQSKSVYENEQCSVIAALKLFATKWKPCIICFLAEHPLRYNALYRAIPNISRKMLSLHLDEMERDGLLTRVLFDSKLQRVEYRLSPKGLSLLPLMEQLQDWGLENVPGSLSIREMLDATRTGDL